In the genome of Vicia villosa cultivar HV-30 ecotype Madison, WI linkage group LG7, Vvil1.0, whole genome shotgun sequence, one region contains:
- the LOC131620283 gene encoding uncharacterized protein LOC131620283 yields the protein MVMAWKWIVGRTRESKPFFFAFATICGVVPGVIGYGVMQVTNTRSDQLESQLRSKARPESLMMGQVNKERLAEYLGELQRKENTNDRYVAALRGETLTRKPYVRIQPIPDQTAKEQKN from the exons ATGGTGATGGCATGGAAATGGATCGTTGGAAGGACTCGCGAATCGAAGCCCTTTTTCTTTGCATTCGCCACCATATGCGGCGTCGTTCCGGGAGTTATTGGCTACGGTGTGATGCAGGTCACCAATACCCGCAGCGATCAACTCGAATCACAACTCCGTTCTAAGGCTCGCCCTGAATCACTG ATGATGGGGCAAGTGAATAAAGAGAGGCTGGCAGAGTACCTTGGAGAGCTGCAGCGAAAGGAGAATACCAATGATCGCTATGTTGCTGCCCTAAGAGGAGAAACTTTAACAAGAAAACCTTATGTGAGAATTCAACCAATTCCAGACCAAACTGCCAAGGAGCAGAAAAATTGA
- the LOC131620282 gene encoding uncharacterized protein LOC131620282 yields the protein MDLNYFLKFILVMIILLLGFLAWLEHKVANSNEEVMQVSDEINIVFEQDGEKNEFCVCSFCGKLRNIVTRCSRCKNAIYCSKACHVMHWRFSHKDECVEIVSAKDHVGVQCFLLEPENESSKYSLNEEDEGDVYYIEGGENNDESIRRKFQDDDGCAVCGISCSKKCSRCKAIKYCSQTCQHFDWKSGHKFQCCVNKKASTQETTNNQRWHDSENVIMPPNLDEVKDDDPLCLEFYSEENTNTKALILSSQEASNKVHQVEEQLRNLKQELEIIKSENISLQSKNNYWEVRAKYSADRLYSFKKENEHQLLILKRENELMSNAEKQARQMVTNLSQRIHCLQISVETEVAERKKQEEIIHMLQNECNKAKREFQEQNNYVERLRQKLDNVSKFPMKIAQESGEKIAITSSLMSAGESKVPAAEVSKTISLSRNPTLTSQCCTICLGSEKDMAFGCGHMTCRECGTKIRKCHICRKKIVNRIRLFPG from the exons ATGGATCTAAATTATTTCCTCAAGTTTATATTGGTAATGATAATACTCCTCTTAGGGTTTCTTGCTTGGCTAGAACACAAGGTAGCAAACTCAAACGAAGAGGTGATGCAAGTGAGTGATGAAATAAACATAGTGTTTGAACAAGATGGTGAGAAGAATGAATTTTGTGTTTGTTCCTTTTGTGGCAAATTAAGAAACATAGTCACAAGATGCTCACGATGCAAAAATGCTATATATTG TTCAAAGGCTTGCCATGTCATGCATTGGAGATTTAGCCATAAAGACGAATGTGTTGAGATAGTTTCTGCAAAAGATCATGTTGGAGTACAATGCTTTCTCTTGGAGCCTGAAaat GAAAGTTCAAAGTACTCATTGAATGAAGAGGATGAGGGAGATGTTTACTATATTGAAGGAGGAGAAAATAATGATGAGTCGATTAGAAGAAAGTTTCAAGATGATGATGGATGTGCAGTTTGTGGCATTTCATGCTCCAAAAAATGCTCAAGATGTAAAGCTATAAAATATTG CTCACAAACATGCCAACATTTTGATTGGAAATCAGGACATAAATTCCAATGTTGTGTTAACAAGAAAGCTTCAACTCAAGAAACAACAAACAATCAAAGATGGCATGACAGTGaaaat GTTATAATGCCCCCAAATTTAGATGAGGTGAAAGATGATGATCCTCTTTGCTTGGAATTTTATTCAG AAGAAAACACCAACACCAAAGCTCTGATTTTAAGTTCTCAG GAAGCTAGCAACAAAGTCCATCAAGTTGAAGAACAATTGAGAAACCTAAAACAAGAATTAGAAATTATCAA AAGTGAAAATATATCACTGCAATCAAAGAATAACTATTGGGAAGTTAGAGCAAAGTATTCTGCTGATAGACTCTACAGTTTCAAGAAAGAAAATGAACACCAG TTGTTGATTTTGAAGCGTGAAAATGAATTGATGTCAAATGCTGAGAAACAAGCTCGTCAAATGGTTACTAATTTATCTCAAAGGATACACTGTTTGCAG ATTTCAGTTGAAACAGAAGTGGCAGAGAGGAAAAAACAAGAAGAAATTATACATATGCTACag AATGAATGTAATAAGGCTAAAAGAGAGTTTCAAGAGCAAAACAATTATGTTGAAAGGCTTAGGCAGAAGCTTGATAATGTCAGTAAATTTCCTATGAAAATAGCTCAAGAGTCAGGGGAAAAAATAGCCATTACTTCCAGTCTAATGTCAGCTGGTGAATCCAAAGTTCCTGCTGCTGAg GTATCCAAGACAATCAGTTTAAGCAGAAATCCAACCTTAACTAGTCAG TGTTGTACAATTTGCTTAGGCAGTGAGAAGGACATGGCCTTCGGTTGTGGGCACATG ACTTGCAGAGAATGTGGAACAAAAATTCGCAAGTGTCATATATGTCGAAAGAAGATCGTTAATCGTATCAGATTGTTTCCTGGCTGA